A genomic segment from Triticum dicoccoides isolate Atlit2015 ecotype Zavitan chromosome 1A, WEW_v2.0, whole genome shotgun sequence encodes:
- the LOC119278172 gene encoding coatomer subunit delta-1-like isoform X1 — protein MVVLAASIISKSGKALVSRQYVDMSRIRIEGLLAAFPKLVGTGKQHTYLETESVRYVYQPIEGLYLLLITNKQSNILEDLDTLRLLSKLVPEYSSLDEDSICKTAFELIFAFDEAISLGNKENVTVQQVKQYCEMESHEEKAHKLMMQSKINETKDVMKKRASELDKIRMEKGKLDKGGYSSISGPRVIEKTFSDMNISGTGFGSGSGLSGIGADMDSFASKPKGRPSAAATAPGKGFGMKLGKSQKTNQFLESLKAEGEVILEDAQPSSVSSRASPLIPSDPITVTIEEKLNVIVKRDGGVNNFDVQGTLALQVLNDADGFIQLQIENKDVPGLSFKTHPNIHKELFNSQQIVGAKDPNRPFPSGQNETPLVKWRIQGMNESNLPLSVNCWPSVSGYETYVNIEYEASEMFDLNNVVISIPLPALREAPTVKQIDGEWKYDPRNSVLEWSIILIDQSNRSGSMEFIVPPADPSTFFPISIGFAASNTFSDLKVTGIHPLKEGNPPKYSQRVRLVAANYQIV, from the exons ATG GTGGTTCTTGCTGCTTCCATCATCTCAAAATCTGGAAAAG CACTTGTTTCAAGACAGTATGTTGACATGTCTCGAATTAGGATCGAAGGATTACTTGCAGCATTCCCAAAACTTGTTGGAACTGGGAAGCAGCACACTTATCTTGAGACTGAAAGTGTCCGTTATGTTTATCAACCTATTGAAGGCCTATATCTGCTGCTTATTACAAACAAGCAGAGTAACATTCTCGAAGATCTGGACACACTGAGGCTACTATCCAAGCTT GTGCCTGAGTACTCTTCTCTGGATGAGGATAGTATCTGTAAAACAGCATTTGAGCTTATATTTGCATTTGATGAGGCAATCTCTCTCGGAAACAAGGAAAATGTGACGGTGCAACAAGTCAAGCAATACTGTGAGATGGAAAGCCATGAAGAGAAGGCACATAAGCTGATGATGCAGAGCAAGATCAATGAAACTAAAGATGTCATGAAGAAGAGAGCTAGTGAGCTTGACAAAATCAGG ATGGAgaaaggcaaacttgacaaaggagGATACTCATCAATATCTGGTCCCCGTGTTATTGAAAAAACTTTCAGTGACATGAACATCAGTGGTACTGGCTTTGGAAGTGGTTCTGGATTAAGTGGAATAGGCGCTGATATGGACTCATTTGCGAGTAAACCCAAAG GTCGTCCGtcagctgctgctactgctcctgGCAAAGGTTTTGGTATGAAATTAGGCAAATCACAGAAGACAAATCAGTTCCTAGAATCTTTGAAAGCTGAAGGAGAAGTCATTTTGGAGGATGCACAACCAAGTTCAGTTTCTTCAAGGGCCTCGCCTCTTATACCAAGCGATCCCATCACAGTGACTATTGAAGAGAAACTTAATGTAATAGTTAAAAGAGATGGAGGTGTTAATAACTTTGATGTGCAAGGAACCCTTGCTCTTCAGGTCCTTAATGATGCAGATGGATTTATCCAGTTACAG ATCGAAAACAAAGATGTACCTGGACTCAGCTTCAAAACACACCCCAATATCCACAAGGAGTTGTTTAACAGCCAGCAAATTGTTGGAGCAAAAGATCCAAACAGGCCTTTCCCAAGTGGTCAAAATGAAACACCACTTGTGAAATGGAGAATCCAGGGGATGAATGAATCGAATTTACCTCTGTCAG TTAACTGCTGGCCCTCGGTATCTGGATATGAAACCTATGTCAACATTGAATATGAGGCTTCAGAGATGTTTGACCTGAACAATGTTGTCATATCTATTCCTCTACCTGCACTTCGGGAGGCTCCAACTGTTAAACAGATTGATGGAGAGTGGAA GTATGACCCAAGAAACTCTGTATTGGAATGGTCCATCATCCTTATTGATCAGTCAAACCGCAG TGGGTCGATGGAATTTATTGTTCCCCCGGCTGATCCGTCAACATTTTTCCCCATCTCTATTGGATTTGCTGCTTCCAATACTTTCAGTGATTTGAAG GTCACTGGAATTCATCCTCTGAAGGAAGGCAACCCTCCAAAGTATTCACAGAGGGTCCGTTTGGTTGCTGCGAACTATCAAATAGTCTAA
- the LOC119278172 gene encoding coatomer subunit delta-1-like isoform X2 produces the protein MSRIRIEGLLAAFPKLVGTGKQHTYLETESVRYVYQPIEGLYLLLITNKQSNILEDLDTLRLLSKLVPEYSSLDEDSICKTAFELIFAFDEAISLGNKENVTVQQVKQYCEMESHEEKAHKLMMQSKINETKDVMKKRASELDKIRMEKGKLDKGGYSSISGPRVIEKTFSDMNISGTGFGSGSGLSGIGADMDSFASKPKGRPSAAATAPGKGFGMKLGKSQKTNQFLESLKAEGEVILEDAQPSSVSSRASPLIPSDPITVTIEEKLNVIVKRDGGVNNFDVQGTLALQVLNDADGFIQLQIENKDVPGLSFKTHPNIHKELFNSQQIVGAKDPNRPFPSGQNETPLVKWRIQGMNESNLPLSVNCWPSVSGYETYVNIEYEASEMFDLNNVVISIPLPALREAPTVKQIDGEWKYDPRNSVLEWSIILIDQSNRSGSMEFIVPPADPSTFFPISIGFAASNTFSDLKVTGIHPLKEGNPPKYSQRVRLVAANYQIV, from the exons ATGTCTCGAATTAGGATCGAAGGATTACTTGCAGCATTCCCAAAACTTGTTGGAACTGGGAAGCAGCACACTTATCTTGAGACTGAAAGTGTCCGTTATGTTTATCAACCTATTGAAGGCCTATATCTGCTGCTTATTACAAACAAGCAGAGTAACATTCTCGAAGATCTGGACACACTGAGGCTACTATCCAAGCTT GTGCCTGAGTACTCTTCTCTGGATGAGGATAGTATCTGTAAAACAGCATTTGAGCTTATATTTGCATTTGATGAGGCAATCTCTCTCGGAAACAAGGAAAATGTGACGGTGCAACAAGTCAAGCAATACTGTGAGATGGAAAGCCATGAAGAGAAGGCACATAAGCTGATGATGCAGAGCAAGATCAATGAAACTAAAGATGTCATGAAGAAGAGAGCTAGTGAGCTTGACAAAATCAGG ATGGAgaaaggcaaacttgacaaaggagGATACTCATCAATATCTGGTCCCCGTGTTATTGAAAAAACTTTCAGTGACATGAACATCAGTGGTACTGGCTTTGGAAGTGGTTCTGGATTAAGTGGAATAGGCGCTGATATGGACTCATTTGCGAGTAAACCCAAAG GTCGTCCGtcagctgctgctactgctcctgGCAAAGGTTTTGGTATGAAATTAGGCAAATCACAGAAGACAAATCAGTTCCTAGAATCTTTGAAAGCTGAAGGAGAAGTCATTTTGGAGGATGCACAACCAAGTTCAGTTTCTTCAAGGGCCTCGCCTCTTATACCAAGCGATCCCATCACAGTGACTATTGAAGAGAAACTTAATGTAATAGTTAAAAGAGATGGAGGTGTTAATAACTTTGATGTGCAAGGAACCCTTGCTCTTCAGGTCCTTAATGATGCAGATGGATTTATCCAGTTACAG ATCGAAAACAAAGATGTACCTGGACTCAGCTTCAAAACACACCCCAATATCCACAAGGAGTTGTTTAACAGCCAGCAAATTGTTGGAGCAAAAGATCCAAACAGGCCTTTCCCAAGTGGTCAAAATGAAACACCACTTGTGAAATGGAGAATCCAGGGGATGAATGAATCGAATTTACCTCTGTCAG TTAACTGCTGGCCCTCGGTATCTGGATATGAAACCTATGTCAACATTGAATATGAGGCTTCAGAGATGTTTGACCTGAACAATGTTGTCATATCTATTCCTCTACCTGCACTTCGGGAGGCTCCAACTGTTAAACAGATTGATGGAGAGTGGAA GTATGACCCAAGAAACTCTGTATTGGAATGGTCCATCATCCTTATTGATCAGTCAAACCGCAG TGGGTCGATGGAATTTATTGTTCCCCCGGCTGATCCGTCAACATTTTTCCCCATCTCTATTGGATTTGCTGCTTCCAATACTTTCAGTGATTTGAAG GTCACTGGAATTCATCCTCTGAAGGAAGGCAACCCTCCAAAGTATTCACAGAGGGTCCGTTTGGTTGCTGCGAACTATCAAATAGTCTAA